In the genome of Vicinamibacteria bacterium, one region contains:
- a CDS encoding FtsX-like permease family protein, translating into SSVAGEEALASQLDAVQREVRAVDSRLPILTLETMSMFLEESMALWLVRAGARIFMLFGGVALLLSIIGVYGLRAYSVAQRTRELGIRIALGASRGQALWLVLSEGLRLTALGCFVGFLLAVALARALSSLLYEVEALDPLIFLLAPTVLIAASVFACLVPARRASRIDPLVALKYE; encoded by the coding sequence CCTCCTCGGTCGCGGGCGAGGAAGCGCTCGCTAGCCAGCTCGACGCCGTCCAACGAGAAGTGCGCGCCGTCGACTCGCGGCTACCGATTCTGACCCTCGAGACCATGTCGATGTTTCTCGAAGAGAGTATGGCGTTGTGGCTCGTGCGAGCGGGTGCCCGGATCTTCATGCTATTCGGAGGCGTGGCGCTTCTGCTGTCCATCATCGGAGTCTACGGACTGAGAGCGTATAGCGTGGCCCAGCGCACCCGAGAGCTGGGGATCCGAATAGCGCTCGGCGCCAGTCGCGGCCAGGCCCTATGGCTCGTTCTGAGCGAAGGGCTGCGCTTGACGGCGCTCGGGTGTTTCGTGGGTTTCCTGCTGGCGGTAGCGCTCGCGAGAGCGCTGAGCAGCTTGCTCTACGAAGTCGAGGCGCTCGACCCGCTCATTTTCCTGCTCGCGCCCACGGTTCTCATCGCCGCTTCGGTCTTCGCCTGCCTCGTTCCGGCACGCCGGGCGTCCCGCATCGACCCGCTGGTCGCTCTCAAGTACGAGTGA